In Marinobacter antarcticus, one genomic interval encodes:
- a CDS encoding iron-containing alcohol dehydrogenase, which translates to MPAFTFNTTKSVICEPGSIKRLGTIVSAQIGNSVLLVTDPGLVKAGLLGAATDSLDQAGVHYRVFDGVVADPPVAVVEAALAEARAANIDGVIGFGGGSSMDVAKLVALLIGGGENLEDVYGVGQAKGQRLPLIQIPTTAGTGSEVTPISIITVGATEKKGVVAPQLLPDIALLDAELTLGLPAPVTAATGIDAMVHAIESYTSASANNNPVSRALAREALRLLGANIETAIKEGSNVQARSDMLLGAMLAGQAFANSPVAAVHALAYPIGGIFHVPHGLSNALVLPHVMRFNACACADAYATLAPDAFPDLASVPKERRVDEFIHRLEALSADLGLEQTLREVGIGESDLSVMAADAMKQTRLLVNNPREVSEADALAIYQAAF; encoded by the coding sequence ATGCCAGCATTTACCTTTAACACGACCAAAAGCGTCATCTGCGAACCGGGATCCATCAAACGTCTTGGCACCATTGTGAGTGCGCAGATTGGCAACAGTGTTCTGTTGGTGACCGACCCGGGTCTGGTCAAGGCAGGCTTGCTGGGCGCCGCAACAGATTCTCTGGATCAGGCCGGTGTGCACTATCGCGTCTTCGATGGTGTTGTCGCTGACCCCCCTGTTGCGGTCGTGGAAGCCGCCCTTGCGGAAGCCCGGGCAGCCAACATCGACGGTGTCATTGGATTTGGTGGGGGCTCCTCCATGGACGTCGCCAAGCTGGTTGCGCTGTTAATCGGAGGCGGCGAAAATCTGGAGGATGTATACGGCGTTGGACAGGCCAAGGGCCAGCGGCTCCCGCTGATTCAGATTCCCACCACCGCGGGCACCGGCTCTGAGGTGACGCCCATTTCCATCATCACCGTGGGTGCGACCGAGAAAAAAGGTGTTGTGGCGCCGCAGCTGCTTCCCGACATTGCCCTGCTGGATGCCGAGCTTACCCTCGGCCTACCAGCCCCTGTGACTGCAGCAACGGGCATCGACGCAATGGTGCACGCCATTGAGAGCTACACCTCCGCATCGGCGAACAACAATCCGGTGTCGCGTGCTTTGGCCCGTGAAGCTCTTCGACTGCTCGGGGCCAACATTGAAACCGCGATAAAAGAGGGAAGTAACGTTCAGGCGCGCTCCGACATGCTACTTGGCGCCATGCTGGCCGGGCAGGCCTTTGCCAACTCTCCGGTAGCCGCAGTGCATGCCCTGGCGTATCCGATCGGGGGTATTTTCCACGTCCCGCACGGCCTCTCCAATGCATTGGTACTGCCCCATGTCATGCGCTTTAACGCCTGCGCTTGCGCCGATGCCTACGCCACCCTGGCACCGGACGCTTTCCCGGATCTGGCCTCCGTTCCGAAGGAACGGCGGGTTGACGAGTTCATCCATCGTCTTGAAGCCTTGAGTGCAGACCTGGGGCTAGAGCAAACCCTGCGTGAGGTTGGTATTGGCGAATCCGATCTGTCGGTAATGGCAGCCGATGCCATGAAACAAACCCGACTACTGGTGAACAACCCGAGAGAAGTGTCGGAAGCTGACGCGTTGGCGATTTACCAGGCAGCGTTCTAA
- a CDS encoding branched-chain amino acid ABC transporter permease — protein sequence MDWLFFGEISLAGLAMGGLYALIGLGFVIIYKATRVINFAIGEIMMFAAYLFLTFAGGMEMSPWVALPLAVLGGSILGGVIEKTMIRPMLGESSISVVMVTIGIASILVGLVELIWGADPQLLPGFLPRKPVFIGEMYLAPKIAYGFLIGAALLIVYLLYFRFSRGGVALRATASDQAAAYSMGINVRRVFNMAWVFGSLAASLAGVLVAATGGLSPQFGAIGLSVLVVVIVGGLDSIVGALVAGVFIGWLETVAGAYLGGEYRMPATFAVLAVILVFRPYGLFGTHEIERV from the coding sequence ATGGATTGGTTGTTTTTTGGGGAGATCAGCCTTGCAGGCTTGGCCATGGGTGGTCTCTATGCCCTGATCGGGCTGGGTTTCGTGATCATTTACAAAGCCACCCGGGTCATTAACTTCGCCATCGGCGAGATCATGATGTTCGCTGCCTACCTGTTTTTGACCTTTGCCGGAGGTATGGAAATGTCACCCTGGGTGGCGCTGCCGCTAGCGGTGCTTGGTGGGAGTATTCTGGGTGGTGTGATCGAAAAGACGATGATCCGGCCAATGCTGGGGGAGTCGTCAATTTCGGTCGTGATGGTCACTATCGGTATTGCCAGTATTCTGGTGGGGCTGGTAGAGCTTATATGGGGCGCAGACCCTCAGCTTCTACCGGGCTTTCTTCCGCGCAAGCCGGTGTTCATCGGCGAGATGTATCTGGCACCTAAAATTGCCTACGGCTTCCTCATTGGCGCCGCACTGCTCATCGTTTACCTGCTGTATTTCCGTTTTTCCCGCGGTGGCGTGGCGCTGCGGGCCACCGCCTCGGATCAGGCTGCGGCCTATTCCATGGGCATTAACGTGCGCCGGGTGTTCAATATGGCCTGGGTGTTTGGCTCGCTCGCGGCGTCGCTCGCGGGCGTACTGGTCGCCGCAACAGGTGGGCTTAGCCCGCAGTTTGGTGCCATCGGCCTGAGTGTTCTGGTGGTGGTGATTGTTGGAGGGCTCGACAGTATCGTCGGTGCGCTGGTTGCCGGGGTATTTATCGGTTGGCTGGAAACCGTGGCAGGCGCTTACCTGGGTGGGGAGTACCGTATGCCGGCTACGTTCGCGGTGCTGGCAGTCATTCTGGTTTTCCGCCCTTACGGCCTTTTTGGCACCCATGAAATAGAGCGAGTGTAA
- the eutC gene encoding ethanolamine ammonia-lyase subunit EutC: protein MTDSNKELVTENVWRTLRRYTDARIGLGRAGISLPTSELLAFQLAHARARDAVHFPLDVNRLVESMKNMDRVSALGAPVLLHSQAEDRFTYLQRPDLGRRLSEQGRERLMAAEQSEARASDIAIVIVDGLSSSAVQNNVIPFLDRFLNDLQRERLDWQLAPLTIVQQGRVAIGDEIGALLRARMVVVLIGERPGLSSPDSLGIYLTFRPESGLSDARRNCISNIRPAGLNFEDASQRLLYLIREADRLKLSGVDLKDRTEEVVIEQDRISNNFLAN, encoded by the coding sequence ATGACTGACAGTAACAAGGAACTGGTCACAGAGAATGTCTGGCGGACCTTGCGTCGTTACACCGATGCCCGGATTGGGCTGGGGCGGGCCGGAATCAGCCTGCCTACCTCTGAACTACTGGCATTTCAGCTTGCCCACGCCCGGGCGCGGGATGCGGTACATTTTCCACTGGATGTGAACCGGCTTGTCGAGTCCATGAAAAATATGGATAGAGTGAGCGCGCTTGGGGCGCCGGTATTGCTGCACAGCCAGGCTGAAGATCGCTTCACGTATCTGCAGCGGCCCGATCTGGGCAGACGTTTGTCCGAGCAGGGGCGTGAACGTCTGATGGCGGCTGAGCAGTCGGAAGCCCGGGCATCTGATATTGCCATCGTTATCGTAGACGGGCTGTCTTCTTCCGCAGTCCAGAACAATGTGATCCCGTTTCTGGACCGCTTTCTCAATGACCTGCAGCGCGAGCGCCTGGACTGGCAACTGGCGCCCCTGACGATCGTGCAGCAGGGCAGGGTTGCCATCGGTGATGAGATTGGCGCTCTGCTCAGGGCGAGAATGGTGGTGGTGCTGATCGGCGAACGGCCAGGGCTTAGCTCGCCCGACAGCCTCGGGATCTACCTCACGTTCAGGCCGGAATCAGGCCTTTCCGACGCTCGCCGGAACTGTATTTCCAACATCCGGCCCGCCGGACTCAATTTTGAAGATGCCAGCCAACGCCTTCTTTACCTGATTCGCGAAGCCGATCGCCTGAAGCTTTCGGGGGTCGACCTTAAAGACCGGACAGAAGAGGTGGTCATCGAACAGGACCGAATCAGTAACAACTTTCTGGCCAATTGA
- a CDS encoding ABC transporter ATP-binding protein, with amino-acid sequence MEALLEIDNIEVVYNKAVQVLRGLSLRVPHGAIVALLGSNGAGKSTTLKSVSGLLALEDGEVTAGEIRFKGRPLKGVAPEKLVRNGLFHVMEGRRVFEDLTVEENLVAATYALSGRKNSLNDSYELVYDYFPRLRDRRKQLAGYLSGGEQQMLALGRALIAQPELIMLDEPSLGLAPQLVEEIFTIIARINREQGTAILLVEQNAAVSLAIASYGYIMENGKIVIDGPADKLATNEDVQEFYLGVGGKEGEARSYRDIKHYKRRKRWLS; translated from the coding sequence ATGGAAGCCTTGCTGGAAATCGATAATATAGAAGTGGTTTACAACAAGGCGGTGCAGGTTCTCCGGGGCCTGTCACTGCGTGTTCCCCATGGCGCCATTGTGGCGCTGCTGGGGTCCAACGGTGCTGGAAAATCCACGACACTGAAAAGCGTGTCGGGGCTGCTGGCTCTGGAAGACGGCGAGGTGACAGCCGGAGAGATTCGCTTCAAGGGCCGTCCTTTGAAGGGAGTGGCGCCGGAAAAGCTGGTTCGCAATGGCCTCTTTCATGTAATGGAAGGGCGCCGCGTATTCGAAGATCTGACCGTTGAGGAAAACCTCGTTGCGGCAACCTATGCGCTCAGTGGGCGTAAGAATTCGCTAAACGATTCCTACGAGCTGGTCTATGACTATTTCCCTCGCCTCAGGGACCGCCGTAAGCAACTGGCTGGTTACCTGTCTGGCGGGGAGCAGCAGATGCTGGCGCTTGGCCGTGCGCTGATTGCACAGCCAGAACTGATCATGCTGGATGAGCCATCTCTTGGCCTGGCTCCGCAGCTGGTTGAAGAAATTTTCACCATTATTGCCCGTATAAACCGGGAACAGGGCACCGCAATATTGCTGGTGGAGCAAAATGCGGCCGTGTCTCTGGCGATCGCGTCTTATGGCTACATCATGGAAAATGGAAAAATCGTGATTGACGGCCCTGCGGATAAGCTTGCCACCAACGAGGATGTGCAGGAATTTTACCTCGGGGTTGGAGGCAAGGAGGGAGAGGCCCGCAGTTACCGGGACATCAAACACTACAAACGCCGTAAGCGGTGGCTATCATGA
- the nfsA gene encoding oxygen-insensitive NADPH nitroreductase, which produces MNPTIELLKSHRSIRKFTDQKISRELLVELIRAGQSAATSSHVQAYSVIHVVNPENRQKIAELAGGQTYIAECSDFLVFCADMKRSTEAAERAGADVVRGMTEQLVIASVDTALMAQNVAIAAESEGLGLCYIGGIRNNPAEISEILHLPEHVYPVFGMCLGYPDQNPEVKPRLPAETILKEDYYQDEQDEAQVADFDKTMNKYYLARTGGNKDTNWSEQLKPLFTSKLRPHMKDFLKGKGFKMQ; this is translated from the coding sequence ATGAACCCGACCATTGAACTACTGAAATCCCACCGCTCCATCCGGAAATTCACGGACCAGAAGATTTCCCGCGAGCTGCTCGTGGAGCTCATCCGTGCCGGCCAGAGTGCAGCCACGTCCAGTCACGTTCAGGCCTATTCCGTAATTCACGTAGTTAATCCGGAAAACCGCCAAAAAATTGCAGAGCTCGCCGGTGGGCAGACCTACATTGCCGAATGCTCGGATTTCCTGGTGTTCTGCGCTGATATGAAACGCTCTACGGAAGCAGCAGAGAGGGCTGGTGCAGACGTCGTTCGCGGCATGACAGAGCAGCTGGTAATCGCCAGTGTCGACACCGCACTGATGGCTCAGAATGTTGCCATTGCCGCTGAATCAGAGGGTCTGGGACTTTGTTACATTGGCGGCATCCGGAACAATCCTGCAGAAATCAGCGAGATTCTCCACCTGCCTGAACACGTGTATCCGGTGTTCGGGATGTGCCTCGGTTACCCTGACCAGAACCCGGAAGTTAAACCCCGGCTGCCAGCAGAGACCATTCTCAAGGAAGACTATTACCAGGACGAACAGGATGAAGCCCAGGTAGCGGACTTCGACAAGACCATGAACAAGTACTATCTGGCGCGAACCGGTGGCAACAAGGACACCAACTGGTCAGAGCAACTGAAGCCCCTGTTCACCAGCAAACTGCGTCCGCACATGAAAGACTTTCTAAAGGGAAAGGGCTTCAAGATGCAGTGA
- a CDS encoding enoyl-CoA hydratase/isomerase family protein: MTDSPVISAFDEQTGVATLTFNRPEVLNAIDVPMAQALRRAIQDLAHTPGLRCVVLTGAGRAFMAGGDVASMSGSPDRARDAVNGMLDALIPAILQLRSMDAPVIAGVKGAAAGAGLSLALMADLIVAEENARFLVAYNGIGTVPDCGGTWFLPHKIGSARATEMMMLGRTLSAIEAKQLGLVTEVSPEATFDEVLAATVNRVANGPTRAFGAFRRLMDDANGSPLKVHLEAERQAFLKATETADFAEGVSAFLAKRPAAFSGQ; the protein is encoded by the coding sequence ATGACAGACAGCCCGGTGATCTCGGCATTTGATGAACAGACCGGCGTAGCCACTCTGACATTTAACCGGCCGGAGGTTCTTAACGCCATTGACGTCCCCATGGCCCAGGCCCTTCGCCGTGCAATCCAGGATCTGGCTCACACACCCGGGCTTCGATGCGTGGTCCTGACTGGCGCAGGGCGTGCATTCATGGCGGGGGGCGATGTAGCCAGCATGTCCGGCTCCCCCGATCGGGCCCGTGACGCTGTGAACGGAATGCTTGATGCACTGATTCCGGCCATTCTTCAATTGCGAAGCATGGACGCTCCGGTGATCGCAGGCGTTAAGGGCGCTGCCGCAGGTGCGGGTCTGAGCCTTGCACTGATGGCAGATCTTATAGTCGCCGAGGAAAACGCCCGATTCCTGGTTGCTTACAACGGGATAGGCACAGTGCCTGACTGCGGTGGCACATGGTTTCTGCCCCACAAGATCGGATCGGCACGCGCTACGGAAATGATGATGCTTGGGCGGACCCTGAGCGCAATCGAAGCGAAACAATTGGGTTTGGTGACCGAGGTGTCACCGGAAGCAACATTTGATGAGGTTCTGGCGGCCACCGTCAATCGGGTCGCCAATGGGCCGACTCGGGCTTTTGGTGCGTTCCGCCGACTGATGGATGATGCCAATGGCAGCCCCCTCAAAGTCCACCTGGAAGCCGAGCGACAGGCGTTTCTGAAGGCCACCGAAACAGCCGACTTCGCGGAAGGCGTATCGGCGTTTCTCGCCAAGCGACCAGCCGCTTTTTCCGGCCAGTAA
- a CDS encoding acyl-CoA thioesterase, with amino-acid sequence MERSNFQVFYPISTRWMDNDVYGHVNNVTYYSYFDSAINRYLIEEGGLDIHSATVVGYVVSSNCQFRKPVAYPDAIEAGLRVVKTGNSSVTYELGIFKQGENEASALGQVVHVFVDQETNKATAIPDQIRTALVQIEVA; translated from the coding sequence TTGGAACGAAGCAATTTTCAGGTTTTCTATCCCATAAGCACCCGTTGGATGGACAACGATGTGTATGGACATGTGAACAATGTCACCTATTACTCCTACTTCGATTCCGCCATCAACCGCTATCTTATCGAAGAGGGCGGCCTCGACATCCATTCCGCGACCGTGGTGGGGTATGTCGTGAGTTCAAACTGTCAGTTCCGCAAACCCGTCGCCTACCCTGATGCCATTGAGGCCGGACTGCGAGTTGTGAAGACCGGCAACAGTTCCGTGACGTACGAACTCGGCATTTTCAAACAAGGCGAAAACGAAGCATCGGCACTTGGGCAAGTGGTTCATGTTTTTGTTGATCAGGAGACCAACAAGGCAACCGCTATCCCTGACCAGATCCGAACTGCGTTGGTCCAAATAGAGGTGGCCTGA
- a CDS encoding ABC transporter ATP-binding protein has translation MSSILEINNLSLSFGGVKALQDVSFRVPENTVTTVIGPNGAGKTSLFNCISGFYKPQQGTIRYQGDVLADIKPPARAAMGLARTFQNIALFRGMTVLDNIKLGAHVHMKSGLLGSLAYFGAARREEMAVRKHVEQHIIDFLEIDHIRRQPVASLSYGLQKRVELARALAMRPKVLMLDEPVAGMNREEKEDMARFILDIREEWGVTVLMVEHDMGMVMDISDHIAVLNFGQVIMEGLPAEVQNNPQVIEAYLGTSDMDSLRKKLNSEREVA, from the coding sequence ATGTCCAGTATCCTCGAAATTAATAATCTTTCGCTCTCGTTCGGTGGTGTGAAGGCGTTACAGGATGTGAGCTTCCGCGTACCGGAAAATACCGTAACCACAGTGATCGGTCCGAACGGTGCCGGCAAGACATCGCTGTTTAACTGCATCTCCGGGTTTTATAAGCCCCAGCAGGGCACTATTCGTTATCAGGGCGATGTGCTCGCTGATATCAAACCGCCAGCCCGCGCCGCTATGGGTCTTGCGCGTACCTTCCAGAATATTGCTCTGTTTCGGGGTATGACCGTGCTCGACAACATCAAACTGGGGGCGCACGTACATATGAAAAGTGGCCTGCTGGGTTCCCTTGCCTATTTCGGTGCGGCTCGTCGCGAGGAAATGGCCGTGCGCAAGCACGTAGAACAGCACATTATCGATTTCCTTGAGATCGACCACATACGGCGCCAACCGGTAGCCAGTCTTTCTTATGGGCTTCAGAAACGGGTTGAACTGGCCCGCGCCCTGGCCATGCGGCCCAAGGTGCTGATGCTGGATGAACCCGTCGCCGGGATGAACCGGGAAGAAAAAGAAGATATGGCGCGGTTTATTCTCGATATACGTGAGGAGTGGGGCGTGACCGTGCTTATGGTTGAGCATGATATGGGTATGGTCATGGATATTTCCGATCATATTGCCGTGCTCAACTTTGGCCAGGTGATTATGGAAGGCCTGCCTGCAGAGGTGCAGAACAATCCGCAAGTTATCGAAGCGTATCTGGGCACCAGTGATATGGACAGCCTGCGCAAAAAGCTTAACTCCGAACGCGAGGTGGCTTGA
- a CDS encoding ABC transporter substrate-binding protein, giving the protein MFKSILNKGRRLAGIGSIAAALAAAAPAMAQDKEPIVFGGSIPLSGVFAFAGVHIHAGLTDYTSWINSQGGINGHPVKYVMEDTGYEVDRSVAAFKKITGSNKVPVYYGDSTGFMKTIASELNSRGTTLMSGASFATALTDNEQYPYQFIPGPNYSQMFGIILEYIATQGKDGEMPTVAFVYSDTEFGKDPIESGKAKAAEMGIEVVEEIVTKPGSVDVSAEILKLRRVRPDFVVFHGYVLSPINEFMVQMRQMGLDTQFMGTFWSSDKLIINKMGADADGYMGVMPYNYYDSAEGGPMLDALRAEAEKSDPDAGYRPTGYMQGWFNAMVWTEVIKRTMDAGKELTAENMAESLASIKDWDTGGIIGIPVSVQDMSFPVGRIWRVNAKEARYEPVSDWIHLD; this is encoded by the coding sequence ATGTTCAAAAGCATCCTCAACAAAGGTCGCAGGCTCGCAGGTATCGGTAGCATTGCCGCTGCTCTGGCGGCAGCGGCGCCCGCTATGGCACAGGATAAAGAACCCATTGTATTTGGTGGGTCCATACCTCTGTCTGGCGTTTTCGCTTTTGCCGGCGTGCACATTCATGCCGGCTTGACCGACTATACAAGCTGGATCAACAGCCAGGGCGGGATCAACGGCCATCCGGTGAAGTATGTAATGGAAGATACCGGCTATGAAGTGGACCGTTCCGTGGCCGCATTCAAGAAAATCACCGGCAGTAACAAAGTTCCGGTTTACTACGGTGACAGCACCGGGTTCATGAAAACAATCGCCTCGGAACTGAACAGCAGAGGCACCACGCTGATGAGCGGTGCATCGTTTGCGACCGCGCTGACGGACAATGAACAGTACCCGTATCAGTTCATTCCCGGCCCGAACTATAGCCAGATGTTCGGCATCATTCTTGAGTACATTGCGACCCAGGGCAAAGATGGCGAGATGCCTACCGTTGCATTTGTATACAGCGATACCGAGTTTGGCAAAGACCCTATTGAAAGCGGCAAGGCCAAAGCCGCCGAGATGGGTATCGAAGTCGTAGAAGAGATTGTCACCAAGCCCGGCAGTGTGGATGTGTCTGCAGAGATACTGAAGCTGCGCCGGGTGCGCCCCGACTTTGTGGTATTCCACGGCTATGTGCTATCGCCCATAAACGAGTTCATGGTGCAAATGCGGCAGATGGGTCTGGATACCCAGTTTATGGGCACCTTCTGGTCTTCTGACAAACTCATCATCAACAAGATGGGTGCAGATGCTGATGGTTATATGGGGGTTATGCCCTACAACTATTATGACAGCGCTGAAGGCGGACCGATGCTCGACGCACTGCGTGCCGAGGCAGAAAAGAGTGATCCGGATGCTGGCTACCGTCCGACCGGTTACATGCAGGGTTGGTTTAACGCGATGGTCTGGACTGAGGTGATCAAGCGCACCATGGATGCGGGCAAGGAGCTGACTGCCGAGAACATGGCCGAGTCTCTGGCTTCAATCAAGGACTGGGACACCGGCGGCATTATCGGTATTCCGGTTTCGGTGCAGGACATGTCGTTCCCGGTTGGTCGTATCTGGCGCGTGAACGCTAAAGAAGCCCGCTATGAACCGGTATCTGACTGGATTCACCTCGACTGA
- a CDS encoding ethanolamine ammonia-lyase subunit EutB → MQHKYSYMLGERIWHFRNLADLMAKATPARSGDRLAGVIAESAEERVVAQMRLAELPLKAFLSEALIPYEADEVTRLILDEHDARAFQAVAHLTVGDFRNWLLSDHATPEALVSLRPGLTPEMVAAVSKLMRNQDLILVARKCQVQTAFRNTIGLPGHLSTRLQPNHPTDDIAGIAASILDGLLYGSGDAVIGINPATDNVAQATKLMRMMDEVIRKYDIPTQSCVLTHVTNTLEAIEQGAPVDLVFQSIGGTEATNSSFGFNLSTLREAQDAALSLKRGTVGQNVMYFETGQGSSLSADAHHGIDQQTCEARAYAVARRFNPLLVNTVVGFIGPEYLFDGKEIIRAGLEDHFCGKLLGVPMGCDICYTNHAEADQNDMDNLLTLLGVAGCTFIMGIPGSDDIMLNYQTTSFHDALYARRVLDLKPAPEFEAWLDRMKIFEDTSRHEPSAALPTVFQNSLKGLTHD, encoded by the coding sequence ATGCAGCACAAGTATTCATACATGCTCGGTGAGCGGATCTGGCACTTCCGGAATCTGGCGGACCTGATGGCAAAGGCTACTCCGGCCCGTTCCGGTGACCGGCTTGCGGGCGTGATTGCCGAGTCCGCCGAAGAGCGCGTTGTGGCCCAGATGAGGTTGGCGGAGTTGCCACTGAAAGCATTTCTTTCAGAAGCGCTGATTCCCTATGAGGCGGATGAGGTGACGCGCCTGATTCTGGACGAGCACGATGCCCGGGCCTTTCAGGCGGTCGCCCATTTGACCGTTGGCGACTTCAGAAATTGGCTGCTCAGCGATCACGCGACACCTGAGGCGCTTGTGAGCCTGCGGCCCGGCCTGACGCCGGAAATGGTGGCGGCCGTGAGCAAGCTGATGCGCAATCAGGACCTGATTCTGGTGGCCCGAAAATGCCAGGTTCAGACCGCTTTCCGAAACACCATTGGTTTGCCGGGACATCTCTCGACACGGTTGCAGCCAAACCATCCCACCGACGATATTGCCGGCATTGCCGCGAGCATTCTTGACGGACTTCTTTACGGCAGTGGCGATGCGGTGATCGGCATTAATCCGGCCACCGATAATGTGGCTCAGGCCACCAAGCTGATGCGGATGATGGATGAGGTTATTCGCAAATACGACATTCCGACCCAGTCCTGTGTCCTGACCCACGTAACCAATACCCTTGAGGCGATTGAACAGGGTGCCCCGGTGGACTTGGTGTTCCAGTCGATCGGGGGCACCGAAGCCACCAACAGCAGTTTCGGGTTTAACCTGTCCACGCTCCGGGAGGCCCAGGATGCCGCGCTCTCCCTGAAACGGGGCACGGTGGGGCAGAACGTTATGTATTTCGAAACCGGCCAGGGCAGTTCCCTGTCGGCCGACGCTCACCATGGGATTGATCAGCAAACCTGTGAAGCCCGCGCATACGCTGTCGCCCGCCGGTTTAATCCGTTACTGGTGAACACCGTGGTCGGGTTTATCGGGCCCGAGTACCTGTTTGATGGCAAGGAGATTATCCGGGCCGGGCTGGAAGACCATTTCTGCGGGAAGCTTCTGGGTGTGCCGATGGGGTGTGACATCTGCTACACCAATCACGCGGAGGCGGATCAGAACGACATGGACAACCTGCTGACCCTGCTTGGGGTGGCAGGCTGTACTTTCATCATGGGCATTCCCGGCTCTGACGACATCATGCTCAATTATCAGACCACCTCCTTCCACGATGCCCTTTACGCGCGCCGGGTTCTGGATCTGAAGCCGGCGCCAGAGTTTGAAGCCTGGCTCGACCGGATGAAAATCTTCGAGGACACCTCAAGGCACGAGCCGAGCGCCGCATTGCCGACTGTCTTCCAGAATAGCCTCAAGGGTTTAACCCATGACTGA
- a CDS encoding branched-chain amino acid ABC transporter permease has protein sequence MRIGDAKQSYEADEAIWTSSTQKIWFALFLLTLLIFPFMADSYLLYLGCLVGIAVISTTGLNILTGFTGLISLGQAGFMGVGGYTVAWLSLNTALPFPVTLMLAGLLAAAVGILVGLPSLRVKGLYLAIATLAASVFLHFIFAEWESVTGGMGGLSLEPAHLFGLTFQSDFAMYFIIVPLAVLMVLAAKNVFRTRIGRAFIAIRDRDISAEILGINLLHYKLMSFALSSFYAGVAGGLFAYFFRVVTPESFPLSMSIFYLAAVIVGGMGNLLGGILGAAFMTLIPEVLKLLTAALTPFYPNAPIFMSPMLEIIFGALIVGFLIFEPHGLAEIWHRIRRFFSLWPFRN, from the coding sequence ATGCGCATCGGTGACGCCAAACAGAGTTATGAGGCCGACGAGGCCATCTGGACCAGTTCCACACAGAAAATCTGGTTCGCGCTTTTCCTACTTACGCTTCTGATTTTTCCGTTTATGGCCGATTCCTACCTGTTGTATCTGGGGTGTCTGGTCGGTATTGCGGTTATCAGTACTACGGGGCTGAACATACTGACCGGATTTACCGGCCTGATTTCCCTCGGTCAGGCCGGCTTCATGGGTGTCGGCGGTTATACCGTGGCCTGGTTATCCCTGAACACAGCATTGCCTTTCCCGGTAACGCTCATGCTTGCCGGGCTGCTGGCGGCCGCGGTTGGTATTCTGGTGGGGCTTCCCTCCCTCAGAGTGAAAGGGCTCTATCTGGCGATTGCTACGCTGGCAGCCAGTGTTTTCCTGCATTTTATCTTCGCCGAGTGGGAATCGGTAACCGGTGGTATGGGAGGCTTGAGCCTTGAGCCGGCGCACCTGTTTGGGCTGACGTTCCAAAGTGATTTTGCGATGTACTTCATCATTGTGCCGCTGGCGGTACTGATGGTGCTTGCCGCCAAAAATGTGTTCCGCACCCGCATCGGCCGGGCGTTTATCGCTATCCGGGACAGGGATATTTCGGCCGAAATTCTTGGCATCAACCTGCTGCATTACAAGCTGATGTCCTTTGCGCTCAGCTCATTTTATGCTGGTGTTGCCGGTGGCCTGTTTGCTTATTTTTTCCGGGTCGTCACACCAGAAAGTTTTCCGCTCTCCATGTCTATTTTCTATCTGGCGGCCGTCATTGTTGGCGGCATGGGTAACTTGCTGGGCGGAATCCTCGGTGCTGCCTTCATGACGCTGATTCCGGAAGTTCTCAAACTGCTTACCGCAGCCCTGACACCGTTTTATCCGAACGCACCGATATTCATGTCGCCAATGCTCGAAATCATCTTTGGCGCGCTGATTGTTGGTTTCCTTATTTTTGAACCGCACGGGCTGGCGGAGATCTGGCACCGCATTCGGCGCTTTTTCAGTTTATGGCCCTTCAGGAACTAG